Proteins co-encoded in one Pseudorhizobium banfieldiae genomic window:
- a CDS encoding feruloyl-CoA synthase yields MANKAVREAQLWSPVLRWENRPNGEILIWREDQLGPYPAKINERLVHWARTAPDRVWMADREGTGEWQTVSYRDALKCVRSIGQFLLDLDLSVDRPLLILSENSIAHALMALGAQHVGVPSAAIAPAYATSATGLAKLEDIVRQVTPGLVFAESIDAFRDAVDTVFGFEFPVAGVRDLPAKRANTYSFDDILRTQPGPEVDRAFDAVGPDTVAKFLFTSGTTGSPKAVIQTQRMLCSNQEMIADCYQYFREEPPVLVDWAPWNHTAAGNKCFNIAIYNGGTYYIDRGKPAPALIGQTIANLRDVSPTWYFNVPAGFEMLVEAMRNDEPLRKSFFKDLKMLMYAGAGMAQHTWDALLELSESAIQQHVPLCTGIGSTETAPFALFCTEPQDRPGNIGIPAQGVTMKLVPFDDKYELRLKGPNVTPGYWRNEKLTAEAFDDEGFYRIGDAVRFACPGDPRKGFYFDGRTAENFKLQTGIWVAVGVLRAQLVNQFGGLVRDAVIAGENRMELGALLVPFMPALRALVEDEARMSDEEILDHPAVRTAIAGKLAEHQRAASGSATRVMRVMLMREPLRFEKGEVTDKGSINQRAVLAHRGELVQALYGDDRDVIRAEKELAA; encoded by the coding sequence ATGGCCAACAAAGCCGTGCGCGAGGCGCAGCTGTGGTCCCCCGTTCTTCGTTGGGAGAACCGTCCGAATGGCGAGATCCTGATCTGGCGGGAGGATCAGCTCGGACCCTATCCGGCGAAGATCAACGAGCGGCTGGTTCACTGGGCCAGGACGGCGCCCGATCGCGTCTGGATGGCGGATCGCGAGGGAACGGGCGAGTGGCAGACCGTGAGCTATCGAGACGCGCTCAAGTGCGTCCGCAGCATCGGCCAGTTCCTCCTGGATCTCGACCTTTCCGTTGATCGGCCGCTGCTGATCCTCTCAGAGAACTCGATAGCGCATGCGCTGATGGCGCTCGGTGCCCAGCATGTCGGCGTGCCGTCGGCGGCGATCGCGCCGGCCTATGCAACCAGTGCAACAGGTCTGGCCAAGCTGGAGGATATCGTCCGGCAGGTCACGCCAGGGCTCGTGTTCGCCGAAAGCATCGATGCCTTCCGCGATGCCGTCGATACGGTTTTCGGTTTCGAGTTTCCCGTCGCAGGTGTCAGAGATCTTCCGGCCAAACGGGCGAACACCTACTCGTTCGACGACATACTCCGCACCCAGCCTGGGCCCGAGGTCGACCGTGCATTCGATGCCGTCGGGCCGGATACGGTGGCGAAGTTCCTCTTCACCTCGGGGACGACCGGTTCACCCAAGGCGGTGATCCAGACCCAGAGAATGCTGTGCTCGAACCAGGAAATGATCGCGGACTGCTATCAGTATTTCCGCGAGGAGCCGCCGGTCCTGGTCGACTGGGCGCCCTGGAACCACACCGCGGCAGGCAACAAGTGCTTCAATATCGCGATCTACAATGGGGGGACCTACTACATCGATCGCGGCAAGCCCGCTCCTGCATTGATCGGCCAGACGATCGCCAACCTTCGTGACGTGTCGCCGACATGGTATTTCAACGTTCCCGCCGGGTTCGAGATGCTGGTTGAAGCCATGCGTAACGATGAACCGCTGCGGAAAAGCTTTTTCAAGGATCTCAAGATGCTGATGTATGCCGGTGCGGGTATGGCGCAGCATACCTGGGACGCACTGCTCGAGCTGTCTGAAAGCGCGATCCAGCAGCACGTGCCCTTGTGCACAGGAATTGGCTCGACGGAGACCGCACCCTTTGCGCTCTTCTGCACGGAGCCGCAGGATCGGCCAGGCAATATCGGGATCCCGGCACAGGGCGTCACGATGAAGCTCGTTCCCTTCGATGACAAATACGAACTTCGACTGAAGGGACCGAACGTCACGCCCGGCTACTGGCGCAATGAGAAGCTGACTGCGGAGGCGTTTGACGACGAAGGCTTCTATCGCATCGGTGACGCGGTCCGCTTCGCCTGCCCGGGCGATCCGCGCAAGGGTTTCTACTTTGACGGCCGAACGGCCGAGAACTTCAAGCTGCAGACCGGTATCTGGGTGGCGGTCGGCGTGTTGAGAGCCCAACTGGTCAACCAGTTTGGCGGCCTGGTGCGCGATGCTGTGATCGCAGGCGAAAACCGCATGGAGCTGGGGGCGCTTCTCGTTCCGTTCATGCCGGCGCTGCGGGCCTTGGTCGAGGATGAGGCGCGGATGAGCGACGAGGAGATACTGGACCATCCCGCGGTGCGGACGGCGATCGCCGGCAAGCTTGCCGAACATCAACGCGCTGCCAGCGGTTCGGCAACCCGTGTGATGCGCGTCATGCTGATGCGTGAGCCGCTGCGCTTCGAGAAGGGCGAGGTGACAGACAAGGGGTCGATCAACCAGCGGGCCGTTCTTGCGCATCGTGGAGAGCTCGTCCAGGCTCTTTACGGCGATGATCGAGACGTCATCCGGGCAGAAAAGGAGCTTGCCGCATGA
- a CDS encoding acyl-CoA dehydrogenase family protein, whose protein sequence is MSFRDQVDRTLAALAVTPGWRQLQQYRPDCDDETIAEILRQAGGFAERVLAPLNGPGDRHGAQLFQGRVHTPAGFREAFRSYAEAGWLAVDLAEDVGGQGLPLTVQAACGPLFERACVALMMVVGSTRAAAHLIWEAGDEQLIREWVPKLATGEHTATICISEADAGSDVGRLRTKAERVGEDWRISGRKTWISFGDHDLTERIGHCLLARTGSEPGTRGLSLFLVPNMAEGQPNGITVERLEDKMGLHASPTCALNFDQSRGTLIGSEGRGLAQLFRMIELMRLQTACQGLGLASASVDIAERYAKERRQGGHSSSPPVPIAEHPDVRRQLEEMRRRTEVLRLAVLELATAMDLAAYEPNDERRRQLENFCAWMLPLIKNFGADAGFSVANAAIQVLGGAGYTRDWPLEQYLRDARVMTIYEGTTGMQALDFLTRRLWRDQGNGLRQLKARVRADLSSAVDLHPKEVKVAQERLEAFDEFSRRMMSLQAEPERALYLAHDYFLAGWETVLAWMDLRLRRIEDHLQR, encoded by the coding sequence ATGTCGTTTCGGGACCAGGTCGACAGGACGCTTGCCGCGCTCGCGGTGACGCCTGGCTGGCGGCAGCTGCAGCAGTACCGGCCAGACTGCGACGACGAGACCATCGCCGAAATCCTCCGTCAGGCGGGAGGCTTTGCAGAGCGGGTGCTTGCGCCCCTCAACGGTCCCGGAGATCGGCACGGAGCACAACTGTTCCAAGGACGGGTCCATACGCCCGCAGGATTCCGTGAGGCCTTCCGCAGCTATGCCGAGGCTGGCTGGCTCGCCGTCGATCTTGCCGAGGACGTTGGCGGGCAGGGACTGCCGCTGACGGTTCAGGCCGCATGCGGGCCTCTGTTCGAACGCGCCTGTGTCGCGCTCATGATGGTGGTCGGGTCGACCCGTGCCGCAGCCCACCTGATCTGGGAGGCCGGGGACGAACAACTCATCCGGGAGTGGGTGCCGAAGCTCGCCACGGGAGAGCATACCGCGACAATCTGCATCTCGGAGGCCGACGCCGGCTCAGATGTGGGACGGCTCCGGACCAAGGCGGAGAGGGTAGGGGAAGACTGGCGGATCTCCGGCCGAAAAACCTGGATCTCTTTTGGCGACCACGACCTTACCGAGCGTATCGGTCACTGCCTGCTGGCGCGGACGGGGAGCGAGCCAGGCACAAGGGGGCTAAGTCTCTTCCTGGTTCCGAATATGGCCGAAGGGCAGCCGAACGGCATCACTGTAGAGCGGCTAGAGGACAAGATGGGGCTCCATGCCTCGCCGACCTGCGCGCTGAACTTCGACCAGTCACGAGGGACGTTGATCGGCAGCGAGGGGCGAGGGCTCGCGCAGCTCTTCCGCATGATCGAGCTGATGCGCCTGCAGACGGCCTGCCAGGGGCTAGGGCTCGCATCGGCCTCCGTTGATATTGCCGAGCGATATGCGAAGGAAAGGCGTCAGGGAGGTCACTCGAGCAGTCCTCCGGTCCCGATCGCGGAGCATCCGGATGTTCGGCGCCAGCTGGAGGAGATGCGTAGACGAACGGAGGTTCTGCGGCTGGCAGTCCTGGAACTTGCAACCGCCATGGATCTTGCGGCCTACGAACCCAATGACGAGAGGCGCCGACAGCTTGAGAATTTCTGCGCCTGGATGCTGCCGCTGATCAAGAATTTCGGCGCGGATGCCGGCTTTAGCGTCGCCAATGCTGCGATCCAGGTGCTCGGCGGCGCAGGCTATACGCGCGACTGGCCGCTCGAGCAGTATCTCCGTGATGCGCGTGTCATGACCATCTACGAAGGCACGACGGGCATGCAGGCGCTGGACTTCCTCACCCGCCGGCTCTGGCGGGACCAGGGGAACGGTCTGCGACAGCTCAAGGCAAGAGTGCGGGCCGATCTGTCGTCAGCCGTTGATCTTCATCCGAAGGAGGTCAAGGTCGCCCAGGAGAGACTGGAGGCCTTCGACGAGTTCAGCCGAAGGATGATGTCGTTGCAGGCCGAGCCCGAGAGGGCGCTCTATCTTGCTCATGACTACTTCCTTGCCGGGTGGGAAACCGTTTTGGCATGGATGGACCTAAGGCTCCGCCGCATCGAGGACCATCTTCAACGGTAA
- a CDS encoding SDR family NAD(P)-dependent oxidoreductase yields the protein MKIEGSSAIVTGGGSGLGEATARLLAAHGAIVHVFDRNEKAAQQVAEDIGGVPLVGDVANEEDGKRAVDKAAKAGDGLRILVNCAGIAAAGRILGREGTLPLADFDRVIRINLVGTFNMMRLAAERMAAADEREDGARGVIVNTASVAAFEGQVGQVAYSASKGGIVSMALPAARELGRFGIRVNTVAPGIFLTPLLLALPKETQDSLGTAIPYPSRLGNPAEFAETVRFLIENQYVNGEVIRLDGALRMQPK from the coding sequence ATGAAGATTGAAGGATCGAGCGCGATCGTCACCGGTGGCGGATCCGGACTGGGCGAGGCGACCGCCCGACTACTAGCCGCTCACGGAGCGATCGTTCATGTCTTCGACAGGAATGAAAAAGCCGCACAGCAGGTTGCAGAGGATATCGGCGGCGTGCCGCTGGTTGGCGATGTCGCGAACGAGGAGGATGGAAAGCGGGCTGTGGACAAGGCTGCTAAGGCCGGAGATGGCCTGCGCATCCTCGTCAACTGTGCCGGCATTGCCGCTGCGGGACGGATACTGGGACGCGAGGGAACGCTGCCGCTTGCGGACTTCGATCGGGTCATCCGTATCAATCTCGTCGGCACGTTCAACATGATGCGGCTGGCGGCCGAGCGGATGGCGGCTGCCGACGAACGAGAGGACGGTGCGCGGGGCGTGATCGTCAATACGGCCTCGGTTGCCGCGTTCGAGGGGCAGGTCGGCCAGGTGGCCTATTCCGCGTCCAAGGGAGGCATAGTCTCGATGGCGCTGCCCGCCGCCCGCGAACTCGGGCGCTTCGGGATACGGGTCAATACAGTCGCTCCTGGGATATTCCTGACGCCCTTGCTACTGGCGCTGCCGAAGGAAACGCAAGACAGCCTTGGGACAGCCATCCCCTATCCCTCCCGGCTCGGAAATCCTGCCGAATTCGCCGAGACCGTCCGGTTCCTGATCGAGAATCAATACGTCAACGGCGAAGTAATCCGTCTCGACGGTGCCCTTCGGATGCAACCGAAGTAG